The nucleotide window GCCGCCTACCGCGACGTCTGCGACGGCCTCCTGATGCGCATCCGCCGCCGCTTCGCCAAGGCGGGCGCCGCGAGCGGGTAGACAAAGCCTCGATGTCGTCCCTGCGAAACGCTGGGACCCATACACCGCGGCCCAGCGATTTGAGGAAGTGCCAATCGCTCGCCGTCATTCCCGTGACAACCGCCTGTGGTTATGGGTCCCTGCGTTTCGCAGGGACGACGGAAGAATCAAAGTCCTTACAATCACTTGTTCCCTGGTTGTGGAATGGAGTGCCTTCCGATAGGTTCCGCGCGCGCCTCCATCCGAATCCCAAATCCCCGACATATCCAGCATGCTTGGCCGTCCCAAACTCGTTCTTGCTTCCGGTTCGCCGCGGCGGCTCAGCCTGCTCAACCAGGCCGGCATCGAGCCCGACGCGCTGCGGCCGGCCGATGTCGACGAAACCCCGAAGCGGGGCGAGCTGCCGCGCGCCTGCGCCAACCGCCTGGCGCGGGCCAAGGCCGACGCGGCGCTGAAATCCGTCCACCTCGACGACGAGCTGCGCGGCGCCTTCATCCTCGCCGCCGACACCGTTGTCGCGGTCGGCCGTCGCATTCTGCCCAAGGCCAATCTGGTGGATGAGGCCGCGCAGTGCCTGCGGCTGCTCTCGGGGCGCAATCACCGCGTCTACACCGCGATCTGCCTGGTGACGCCGAAGGAGGCGTTCCGCCAGCGCCTGATCGAGACCCGCGTCCGCTTCAAGCGCCTCAGCGAGGACGACATCCAGGCCTATATCGGCTCCGGCGAATGGCGCGGCAAAGCCGGCGGCTACGCCGTGCAGGGCATCGCCGGCTCCTTCGTGGTCAAGATGGTCGGCTCCTACAGCAACGTCGTCGGCCTGCCGCTCTACGAATCGGTCACGCTATTGGGCGGGGAGGGCTTCCCGATCCGATTCGGCTGGCTCAATGCCAGTTGAGCCGCCCAAGGACGGCGGGAAGGATGCCGGCGGGACCAAGCCGCCGCAAAAACCCTGCCCGGTCTGCGGCAAGCCGGCCGACCCGGCCACGCTTCCCTTCTGTTCCAAACGCTGCCGCGACGTCGATCTGAACCGCTGGCTCTCCGGCCGCTACGTCATCCCCGGCCGCCCCACCGACCCCGAAGACGCCGAATAGTCAAGTTTTGCCAATTAGTTGGGGACGAGTCCGGCGGCGGGCCGAGCCCAGCGAAGCCAACGGCGAAGCTGGGTGGACACAGCCGCCCGACCTCTCTATAAACCGCCCGCTCGGTGCGGCCTTTGGGCCTTCGAGTATGCCCAGGTAGCTCAGTTGGTAGAGCATGCGACTGAAAATCGCAGTGTCGGTGGTTCGATCCCGCCCCTGGGCACCATCAGGCCATTCCACGGTGCAACATTGTTCGCCATGGTGACCTAAAAATCCAGCAATCGCAGCCGTTTAACCCACCATGGTGCATCGCTGTCACCTGTGACAGCCCACAAAATTCTGGGTAGGATGCTGGGTAGCAACTCTTCGACGCCGAGGAGCCTACCCATGCTTACGCAAGTTGCGGTCCAGGCGGCAAAACCGAAGGACAAGCCCTACAAGCTTTCGGACGGAAATGGTCTTCACCTCTTGATCGAAACGAGCGGAAGCAAATTGTGGCGCTTCCGCTATCAGTTCGATCGAAAGGAAAAGATGCTCTCGCTTGGGTCATACCCAGACATCAGCATCGCGCAGGCTCGGACAAAGCGCGACGAAGCGCGGGCCGTGCTTGCGACCGGCGTGGACCCTGCCCGGAAACGCGAGCAGGACAAGGTTACTGCCTCAATCGCGGCGGCAAACACCTTCGGGGTTGTCGCGGCCGAGTACATCGCCCGCCTCGGAACCGAGGGCGCATCCGAATCAACGATCTCAAAAAACAAATGGCTACTGCAAGACCTTGCTGCTTCGCTGACAAGGCGACCGATCGCTGAGGTAACGTCAGCGGAGATATTGTTGCTCTTGCAGCGGATCGAGCAAAGCGGACGCCGAGACACTGCACATCGCCTACGGGGCACCCTTGGTAGTGTTTTCCGTTACGCCGTCCGAACGCTCCGGGCGCCGCTCGACCCCACGACCGCGCTTAAAGGCGCTCTCCTGAAGGTTGAGGTAACGCATCGCCCCGCGATCACTGATGAGCGCCAGCTTGGCGCACTCATGCTCTCAATCGACGAGTACGACGGATGGCCGACGCTCCGAGCCGCGCTTCTCTTCCTCGCACTCACCATGGTCAGGCCGGGCGAAGTGCGTCAAATGTGCAAATCAGAAATCATCTTTCCAAAGGCGCTATGGAGAATACCGGCCGAACGCATGAAAATGCGCAAGCCATTCGACGTACCACTCTCGCGTCAAGCGCTGGCTGTTATTCGGGAAATGTGGGACCTGACGCCGGGAAATGGCCTCTTGTTTCCATCCATTCGATCAAGCGTGAAACCGCTTTCCGAAAACGCAATGAACTCCGCCTTGCGTCGAATGGGCTACGACAAAGAAGAAGTCACAGCCCACGGCTTTCGGACCTCCGCCTCCACAATACTCAACGAGCGACGGGTTGCTGATCCTGATGTTATAGAAGTGGCACTCGCACACCAGGATGAGGATGACGTGCGACGCGCCTATAATCGCGCTCAGTACCTCGATGAGCGAACCATACTCATGCAGCAATGGGCCGATCTGCTCGACCGCTTCAGAGATGCTGCCCGATGCCGAGCCGCATGACAGACCTCTTGCGAACGGTATTTCCTTAGATCAAGTCCAAAAATTTCTATTCCCACTCAAAAACTTCTGTCCCCGGTATGCTAGATGAAGTGTCGCGCCGGAAAGGAGGCGCGTCACATGAGAGCCGTCATCAACTTCAAAGGAATCAAGGAACTTGGAATACCGTATAGTCGCACTCAGATTTGGCGCATGATGAAGAGCGGGAGATTTCCCCGCTGCTTCAAATTAGATGAATACAGAAACAGTCCACCTGTGTGGTGGCGAGATGAAATCATTGAGTGGCTTGAGAACAGAGCCAAACGCGCTTCGATCAAAAGCGCTGCTTAATAGGAATGCGCTACGTCTCAGACAGGTGTTTGGTTTGCGGCAGTCCCGACAAAACTAATACCACCTGCGCAATTTCTGATTTTTGGTTCTGCTCCTCAGAGCATTATTCGCAAGCAGTCGAAACTTACGTACCTAAAGAATATAAGAAAGGTACGAGCCAATTTGATGATCCTCGGATACGAGAACTTTGGGATGAAGCCGGACAAAACGCCGACGACAATTATGAAGAATACATTCGGTTGTACAACCTCGATTGGACACTTGAACAATATGTCTATCACTGCCTAGACCATACCCCATACAATCAGCTCGTCACCCAGCGGAAAAACTCACGAGATGCAGCATGGGAAGCCGCTCGCCAAAAACTCACATCGCGCCTTGAATCTGAGGCTCGTGTCCAAAGGGACGAAAAGAGAGAAAAGGAGCGCATGGTTCGCGAAAAAGAGGAGGAGAAGGAACGTATAGTGCGGGAGAAAGAGGAGGACCGCCAGCGCAAGCTTCAGCAAGAGGAAGATGAAAGAGAAGCCGAGGAAGAGCGGTGGCGGCCGAAGCCATTTGAGTTATGAGTATTGATTTAGACACACGCTGCAGCGGTCAGTGGGTTGTTGCCCAACAGGGGTCCGGTAAAACGAACCTGCTGACCCATATGGTCGGCCAGGACCTCCAACGAGATTGCTCGGTCGTTATCCTGGATTCAAAAGGTGAATTGACCGGCGCTATCCGCAATCTCGCACTCGGTGATCGCCTCATTGTTGTTGATCCAGCAGAGCCCGTAGCAATCAACCCCTTCGATGTTCCGAAAGGCGATCATGTCATTTCCCAGCTCGCGTACATGCTCAGTGGATTACTGGAAACCAACATCACTCCAAAGCAACGGGTTTTCTTTGAAACACTCGCCGGTGCAATCCTCGAATTTCCCAACCCAAGCCTAAACTTGCTATGGGAGATCGTCAGCAAAGGCCCACGTCCGTATCTGAGTGTCATCGAAAAGCTTCCTGACGACGTGTCCAGTTTCTTTCTACACGAATGGGATAATTACAGGGACACTGCTTCGGAGCTTCAATGGAGACTTCGGGGAATTATCAAAAAGCCACTCATCGGCGCAATGCTTAGCGCTCCAAAGACGCGTTTCCACATCGGAAAGGAAATGGATGCTGGCAAGGTCATCGTTATAGATAACTCGCAGGCCAAGTGCGGGGCTGAAGGGTGCGGGTTTCTCGGCAGGCTCTTCGTCGCTCAGATATGGGCTGCTGGGACGGCCCGAGCCCTTATTCCAGAACACAGGAAAAAGCCGACCTTCGTCTACATCGACGAAGCCCACTTGGTTATTAAGAAGGATCAAAAAATCGGTATCCCTCCGCCAAAGGCCGTCTTGTTTGAGGGACGCGAGGGCTGCAGGTCCTAGGGGTAATCCTAGGAGAAGCGCTATGACGATTTCGCGGGCAGAGGTTATCACATCGGTCGAGCGGCGGCGCCGGTGGTCGCAGGATGAGAAGGAACGGCTTGTTGGAGCATCGCTCGAGCCCGGAGCCAGTGTTTCCGAGGTGGCTCGCATGGCCGGCCTTCATGTGAGCCAGCTGTTCAGGTGGCGCAAAGAGCTTTGCAAGCATGGTGAAGCGAGTACAGCGCCGTTCGTGCCGGTCGAGATTGGGCCGTCTGCGCCGCCGCGGGAGGTGGCCGAAGTGCCATTGACGACGACGGCGGCGCGTCGACGGAAGAGCCAGGGCATCATCGAGATTGATCTTGGTAGCGGGCACCGCATCCGGGTCGATGGCGACGTTGATGGCGACGCGCTACGTCGCGTTCTCGATGCTTTGGTACGCCGATGATCCCGGTTCCGACGGGCGCGCGAGTGTGGCTGGCGACAGGCTACACGGACATGCGCCGAGGCTTTCCGTCGTTGGCACTCCAGGTGCAGGAGGTGCTGCGCAAGGACCCGCTCAGCGGTCATCTGTTCGTGTTCCGCGGTCGCCGAAGCGATCTTGTGAAGGTGATCTGGCACGATGGCCAGGGGGCATGCCTGTTCACCAAAAGACTCGAGAGAGGAAGGTTCATCTGGCCATCGGTTGCGGGCGAAGCAGTGACGATCTCACCGGCGCAGATGAGCTATCTGTTGTCCGGAATCGATTGGCGCAACCCTCAAGAAGCGCTGCGACCAACGCGGGTCGGATAGCCGTTTTACTGTTTGAATCTGCAACGTGATCTGATTCAATGGCTTCATGATATCGAAGCCGGACGACCTTCCATCGGACCTCGTGAGTGCCCTGGCTGCGCTGCAGGCCGAGCGTGAGGCGCGGCTGCAAGCCGAGGCGGTAGCTGCCAGTGCGCGGGCGGAGCTGTCGGCCAACGAGGCGCTGATCGCGCACCTCGAGCTGCGGATCGAGAAGCTCAAGCGCGAACTGTACGGGCAGCGCTCCGAGCGCACGGCGCGGCTGATCGAGCAATTGGAATTGGAGCTCGAAGAACTCGTCACCACGGCGAGCGAGGATGAGCTTGCCGCACGTACCGCCGCGGCGAAAACCCAGGCGGTGCGCGCCTTCACACGCAAGCGGCCGGTGCGCAAGCCGTGGCCGGACGACATCGAACGCGAGCGCGTCGTCATCGAGGCCCCGACGAGCTGTGCATGCTGCGGCGGATCGCGCCTGGCGAAGCTGGGCGAGGATGTGACCGAGACGCTGGAGGAGATCCCGCGCCGGTTCAAGCTGATCGAGACGGTGCGGGAAAAGTTCACCTGCCGCGATTGCGAGAAGATCAGCCAGCCGCCGGCACCGTTCCATGCCACGCCGCGCGGCTTCATCGGTCCGCAATTGCTGGCGACGATCCTGTTCGACAAGTTCGGCATGCATATCCCGCTCAACCGCCAGAGCGTGCGCTTTAAGGCTGAGATGATCGATTTGCCGCTATCGACGCTGGCCGACCAGGTCGGCCACGGGACCTTCGCCGTCATGCCGCTGTTCCAACTGATCGAGCGGCATGTGCTGTCGGCCGAGCGCCTTCATGGCGACGACACCACCATCCGCATCCTGGCCAAGGGCAAGTGCACGACCGGGCGAATCTGGACCTATGTGCGGGATGACCGGCCCTACGGTGGGCCTGCGCCGGCGGCGGCGGTCTATTACGCCTCGAGCGACCGACGAGGTGAGCATCCGCAGAAGCATCTGGCCGCCTTCACCGGCATCCTGCAAGCCGACTGCTACAATGGCTTCGAGCCGCTGTTCGACCCGCAGAAGAAGGTGTTGCCGATCACGCCGGCATTCTGCTTCGCCCATGCGCGGCGGGGCTTCTTCGAGCTGGCCGATATCGAGAAAACCGCCCGGGACGGACAGAAAGGCAAACCGGTCTCCCCGATCGCGCTGGAGGCGGTCAGGCGTCTGGACGCCCTGTTCGAGATCGAGCGCGCCATCAATGGCCGCAGTGCCGACGAGCGGCGTGCCGTGCGCCAGGAGAGAAGCAAGCCGCTGCTCGACGACATGCACGCCTGGCTGCTCCGCGAGCGAGAAACCCTATCGCGCTCCTCCGAGGTCCTGAAGCCTATGAATTACATGCTCAGGCGCTGGGACGACTTCGCCCGCTTCCTCGACGATGGCAGGATCTGCCTCAGCAACAACGCCGCCGAAAGAGCGTTGCGCGGCATCGCCTTGGGAAGGCGCAACTGGACCTTCGCCGGCAGTCTGCGTGGCGCTGACCGCGCCGCCATCATGCTGACGATGATCACGACCTGTCGCCTGAACGACGTCGATCCCAAAGCCTGGCTCGCCGACATCCTCGCCCGTATCGCCGATCTTCCCGCATCGCGTCTGCACGAGCTGCTGCCCTGGGAATGGAAGCTCCTGCGCCAAGCCGACAACCCCACCGATCAGCAAGCCGCCTGACCTTCACGCATCGCCATCATAGAACTCGCCGTGCCCGCGCGCATGCGTCAATCAGGCGGTCTTCTTCGTATGCGTACAAAAATCGCGGCCATCATCGACGAGCTGCGCAGTCAAAAGATCGGCCTCGTTCTCGCTCACCAAAAACTCCGAGGGCAGATAGAAGACACCAACGTCATTAGCTCGCTTGAGAACTGTGCGATTAAAATGGTCAACGTAGGAATGGGAGAGGTGGATTACTTCAGCAAGCTTCTCGACATTCCGGTGGATCGGATGAAAAACCTACCACGAGGGCACTTCGCCACCGACATTCGGTGGGAAGGCACCTCTATAATGTCAGTACCCAAAGCAAAGCTTCCATTTCGGATGATGACTGCCGATGAGGAGCGTGCTCTGCAGTTACGAATGAAGAAACTTTACGGAGTTGAAACGCGGAAAGCCGATCAGAAGGAGGAGGTGCCATCCCCGCGCTTGCTCCCCGATAAGACGGACAAAGCTCCCGAAGAGGGTTTACGCCGCGTTTCTCTTTATACGCTTCCTGTAAACACTGATCGGCCCGTTATCTCACAGCCTGAAGAACCCGAAACCGACCCGAGTAAGCCCAGCAAGTGGAAGCGATAAATTTTTTTTTCAACGCCGCCGCTGCTCCACCGTGCCACATAGCGTCACATAGCTGCTCTAGCTCCGTTATAGCTGCCGCCTAGCATTGTCGCTAGGTGCCTCTAGCTATCGCGGATGAACTCTCGATGGACCAATCATCCAATTAAACGTGACGGCCAGGTCGTATCCATACGGCCGCATGTCGCTGGCGATCTCGAAATCCTCAAGTGTCTAGGACGCTATCCCGTTCTCACGCCCCAGGACATCTCTGCGCTCACCCAGCGCTCATATGGCGCGGTAATCGCCCGCACTAATCTCCTCAAGCGCAAACCTAACGAACTGATCCAGGTCCATCGGTCGCAGCTTGAGCGCCCGCGCATGTATCAGTGTTCTCCGCAAGCGCTTCACCTCACAAATAGAGGCATAGCCAAACTAAAAGAGATCGGCTTCGAGATTGCCCGCCGCGAGCCGTCGATCCACTTTCTTCACCAATTGACCGAAAGCCAGACTGCTGCCTCATTTGAGATTGGCGCGCGCGAGCGACTGATCCCCTTCAGTGAGATCGTGAACAGCCCGAGCGCTCCCAAGACCTTTTCGGAGAGCGAGGATCACTCTATCCCGGTAGCGTTCTCTTACAAGGGCAAGGATTACAACTTCAAACTCTCGCCCGATGGGCGGCCGTTCGGCGTTGCGTATCCAGATGACACCTATCGATTCTGTGTCTTTGAAACGGACTGTGCTTCAGAACCACTGGTATCGAG belongs to Bradyrhizobium icense and includes:
- a CDS encoding Maf-like protein codes for the protein MLGRPKLVLASGSPRRLSLLNQAGIEPDALRPADVDETPKRGELPRACANRLARAKADAALKSVHLDDELRGAFILAADTVVAVGRRILPKANLVDEAAQCLRLLSGRNHRVYTAICLVTPKEAFRQRLIETRVRFKRLSEDDIQAYIGSGEWRGKAGGYAVQGIAGSFVVKMVGSYSNVVGLPLYESVTLLGGEGFPIRFGWLNAS
- the tnpA gene encoding IS66-like element accessory protein TnpA, whose product is MTISRAEVITSVERRRRWSQDEKERLVGASLEPGASVSEVARMAGLHVSQLFRWRKELCKHGEASTAPFVPVEIGPSAPPREVAEVPLTTTAARRRKSQGIIEIDLGSGHRIRVDGDVDGDALRRVLDALVRR
- a CDS encoding tyrosine-type recombinase/integrase — its product is MLTQVAVQAAKPKDKPYKLSDGNGLHLLIETSGSKLWRFRYQFDRKEKMLSLGSYPDISIAQARTKRDEARAVLATGVDPARKREQDKVTASIAAANTFGVVAAEYIARLGTEGASESTISKNKWLLQDLAASLTRRPIAEVTSAEILLLLQRIEQSGRRDTAHRLRGTLGSVFRYAVRTLRAPLDPTTALKGALLKVEVTHRPAITDERQLGALMLSIDEYDGWPTLRAALLFLALTMVRPGEVRQMCKSEIIFPKALWRIPAERMKMRKPFDVPLSRQALAVIREMWDLTPGNGLLFPSIRSSVKPLSENAMNSALRRMGYDKEEVTAHGFRTSASTILNERRVADPDVIEVALAHQDEDDVRRAYNRAQYLDERTILMQQWADLLDRFRDAARCRAA
- the tnpB gene encoding IS66 family insertion sequence element accessory protein TnpB (TnpB, as the term is used for proteins encoded by IS66 family insertion elements, is considered an accessory protein, since TnpC, encoded by a neighboring gene, is a DDE family transposase.), with protein sequence MIPVPTGARVWLATGYTDMRRGFPSLALQVQEVLRKDPLSGHLFVFRGRRSDLVKVIWHDGQGACLFTKRLERGRFIWPSVAGEAVTISPAQMSYLLSGIDWRNPQEALRPTRVG
- the yacG gene encoding DNA gyrase inhibitor YacG, with amino-acid sequence MPVEPPKDGGKDAGGTKPPQKPCPVCGKPADPATLPFCSKRCRDVDLNRWLSGRYVIPGRPTDPEDAE
- the tnpC gene encoding IS66 family transposase, which encodes MISKPDDLPSDLVSALAALQAEREARLQAEAVAASARAELSANEALIAHLELRIEKLKRELYGQRSERTARLIEQLELELEELVTTASEDELAARTAAAKTQAVRAFTRKRPVRKPWPDDIERERVVIEAPTSCACCGGSRLAKLGEDVTETLEEIPRRFKLIETVREKFTCRDCEKISQPPAPFHATPRGFIGPQLLATILFDKFGMHIPLNRQSVRFKAEMIDLPLSTLADQVGHGTFAVMPLFQLIERHVLSAERLHGDDTTIRILAKGKCTTGRIWTYVRDDRPYGGPAPAAAVYYASSDRRGEHPQKHLAAFTGILQADCYNGFEPLFDPQKKVLPITPAFCFAHARRGFFELADIEKTARDGQKGKPVSPIALEAVRRLDALFEIERAINGRSADERRAVRQERSKPLLDDMHAWLLRERETLSRSSEVLKPMNYMLRRWDDFARFLDDGRICLSNNAAERALRGIALGRRNWTFAGSLRGADRAAIMLTMITTCRLNDVDPKAWLADILARIADLPASRLHELLPWEWKLLRQADNPTDQQAA